Proteins encoded in a region of the Mesoflavibacter profundi genome:
- a CDS encoding putative LPS assembly protein LptD — MSIQKPSHTFTKIHLKALHTQRLNILFALSFTVFINTVCFAQKDLPEKNTEIPSVEDSTETPQEKETDTTVTILPEDFLETPKKNDSTKNDSIQPKTQLLSSTVTYKATDYMAYKKKESKMYLYNEAEVYYEDMEIKAGSIILDFDKDLVYAYGIKDTLGNYTQKPSFKQGTNEIIPDSIIFNTVTKKGLIYNSQTEQNGGTLITETTKKINDSVYYVRNAKFTTAEDLDDPEYYFLISKGKIVPNSKVITGPTQMHIYDVPTPVWIPFAFFPLTKTRTSGIIFPSFGEDGRRGYFLQNGGYYFAISDYVDLATIGDYFTNGSYGLRLESKYAKRYKFNGNVGFRYENLITSERGFPDYAKNTIYNIRWSHAQDSKANPNSRFSASVNLGSSNYYQQSVNQVNLPNTQNNTLASSVSYSKTFQGEPQANISLTATHSQNTQTGIVNMTLPTFQGSISRIYPFAPKFGAKKGIIQNINFQYNVRAENRINTEEEFFFKSEMFDDAKVGAKHSVPIATNFKVFDYFSVSASANFDEVWTLNPIRKYYDPITESILTEELNTFDAFRTYNFSTSIGTTLYGMFNLDKKNEGKKLQKIRHVVRPSISYNINPAFDNYYDTVEVIDADGTTQSEYTRFENSIFGRPNKNFSSAIGIGVSNNFEAKVRDKDTTNLEPKKITLLNNLNFSTSYNVAGDSLNWSPLRVTGGLQVLNNKMNINFGATLDPYALDANNRKINTFNINNGGSLFRMTSANLTLNYSLSSKSGKSTTESQSAINERLQGGGRADDLFGVSEDFADQQFNRDGIDEDEEEEEESELYNYKIPWNVRFAYAVNYSNAARQDEISSHSLMFSGDIEISPKWSIGGSSSYDFKNKGFGLTQLRFQRDLLSWRMNFSWVPFGTYNRWNFFIGIKSSLLKDLKYEQRRKPDEQL, encoded by the coding sequence TTGTCAATTCAAAAACCAAGCCATACTTTTACAAAAATACATTTAAAAGCATTGCATACACAACGTCTTAACATACTTTTTGCCCTTAGTTTTACAGTGTTTATTAACACTGTGTGTTTTGCACAAAAGGATTTGCCAGAAAAAAATACCGAAATTCCTTCGGTAGAAGATTCTACCGAAACACCGCAAGAAAAAGAAACAGACACTACTGTAACTATACTTCCTGAAGATTTTTTAGAAACGCCTAAAAAAAATGATTCGACTAAAAACGATTCAATACAACCAAAAACACAACTACTTTCTAGTACTGTTACTTATAAAGCTACAGATTATATGGCTTATAAGAAAAAGGAATCTAAAATGTATCTATATAATGAAGCCGAAGTGTATTATGAAGATATGGAAATTAAAGCCGGAAGTATAATTCTGGATTTTGATAAAGATTTAGTTTATGCTTACGGTATTAAAGATACTTTAGGAAATTACACGCAAAAACCTAGTTTTAAACAAGGTACTAACGAGATTATTCCAGACTCTATTATATTTAATACAGTTACTAAAAAAGGGTTGATTTACAACTCTCAAACAGAACAAAATGGTGGTACTTTAATTACTGAAACTACAAAAAAAATTAACGATTCTGTTTACTACGTAAGAAACGCAAAATTTACTACTGCAGAAGATTTAGATGATCCAGAATATTACTTTTTAATAAGTAAAGGTAAAATTGTACCAAATTCTAAAGTAATTACAGGTCCAACACAAATGCATATTTACGATGTGCCAACGCCTGTTTGGATTCCGTTTGCCTTTTTCCCGTTAACTAAAACTAGAACTTCAGGAATTATTTTCCCAAGTTTTGGTGAAGATGGTAGACGTGGTTACTTTTTACAAAATGGTGGTTATTATTTTGCTATTAGTGATTATGTGGATTTAGCTACTATTGGCGATTATTTTACTAATGGAAGTTACGGACTTAGATTAGAAAGTAAATACGCAAAACGTTACAAATTTAATGGTAATGTTGGTTTTAGATACGAAAATTTAATTACTAGCGAACGTGGTTTTCCTGATTATGCAAAAAACACCATTTATAATATAAGATGGTCACATGCACAAGACTCTAAAGCTAATCCAAATTCTAGATTCTCAGCATCTGTAAACTTAGGTAGTAGTAATTACTATCAACAATCTGTAAATCAAGTAAATTTACCAAACACACAAAATAATACATTAGCCTCTTCGGTCTCTTATTCTAAAACTTTTCAAGGTGAGCCACAAGCTAATATTAGCTTAACAGCAACGCATTCTCAAAATACACAAACTGGAATTGTAAATATGACGCTACCAACTTTTCAAGGTAGTATTAGCAGGATTTATCCTTTTGCGCCAAAATTTGGAGCTAAAAAAGGTATAATTCAAAATATTAACTTTCAGTATAATGTAAGAGCAGAAAATAGAATTAATACCGAAGAAGAATTTTTCTTTAAAAGTGAAATGTTTGACGATGCTAAAGTTGGTGCTAAACACTCGGTTCCTATTGCTACAAACTTTAAAGTCTTTGATTATTTTAGTGTTAGTGCAAGTGCAAATTTTGACGAAGTTTGGACATTAAACCCAATTAGAAAGTATTACGATCCTATTACCGAAAGTATTTTAACTGAAGAACTTAATACGTTTGATGCTTTTAGAACTTATAACTTTAGTACAAGTATAGGAACTACTCTATACGGAATGTTTAACCTAGATAAGAAAAACGAAGGTAAAAAACTTCAAAAAATTAGACATGTTGTACGTCCATCTATAAGTTACAATATCAATCCTGCATTTGATAATTATTATGATACCGTAGAGGTAATTGATGCAGATGGAACAACACAGTCTGAATATACTAGATTTGAAAACAGTATTTTTGGACGTCCAAACAAAAACTTTTCTAGTGCTATTGGTATTGGTGTTTCAAACAATTTTGAAGCAAAAGTTAGAGATAAAGACACAACCAACTTAGAGCCTAAAAAGATTACTTTATTAAACAATCTTAATTTTTCTACATCTTATAATGTAGCTGGCGATTCTTTAAATTGGAGTCCTTTACGTGTTACCGGTGGATTACAAGTATTAAATAATAAAATGAACATCAACTTTGGTGCTACTTTAGATCCTTATGCTTTAGATGCTAACAATAGAAAAATCAATACTTTTAATATAAATAATGGCGGAAGTTTATTTAGAATGACTAGCGCTAATCTTACTTTAAATTATAGTTTAAGTAGTAAAAGTGGAAAATCTACTACAGAAAGTCAAAGTGCTATTAACGAGCGTTTACAAGGTGGTGGACGAGCAGATGATCTTTTTGGAGTATCTGAAGATTTTGCAGACCAACAATTTAATAGAGATGGTATTGACGAAGATGAAGAAGAGGAAGAAGAATCTGAATTATACAATTATAAAATACCATGGAATGTAAGATTTGCCTACGCTGTAAACTACTCTAATGCAGCTAGACAAGACGAAATATCTTCACATTCTTTAATGTTTTCTGGAGATATCGAAATTTCTCCTAAATGGTCCATTGGTGGATCATCCAGTTATGACTTTAAAAATAAAGGATTTGGTTTAACACAACTACGATTTCAAAGAGATCTTTTAAGTTGGAGAATGAATTTTAGTTGGGTTCCTTTTGGTACATATAACCGTTGGAATTTCTTTATTGGTATAAAATCTAGTTTACTTAAAGATTTAAAATACGAGCAAAGACGTAAACCAGATGAACAATTATAA
- a CDS encoding N-acetylmuramoyl-L-alanine amidase family protein: MQTNTFKLFVFFTILLTFVGVYQANAQSKKDKFIVVLDAGHGGHDPGKHAKSGLKEKDIALKVVLGIGAILDKQPDIKVVYTRKTDVFVNLYKRGKIANDNNADLFVSVHCNAHNTQAYGSETYVLGLHRNNTNFEVAKAENEVIFLEENYEENYAGFDPKSPESFIGLSFMQEEYLDQSIKLATNIQDNFTNKLKRKNRGVKQAGFIVLHQTVMPSVLIETGFVTNTQEGKYLNSKKGQNELSTSIANAILDYKKEVDRNVGNHLEIPIETKVITPKNTITNVVFKVQLAASSKSLEPKSYNFKGLNDISREKVGNLYKYYYGYTSDYNEAQQLQIQAVNKGYKTAFITAFKEGKQIKLSDALKSKSN, from the coding sequence ATGCAAACGAACACTTTTAAACTTTTCGTATTTTTTACAATACTATTAACATTTGTAGGTGTATATCAGGCAAATGCGCAATCTAAAAAAGATAAATTTATTGTAGTTTTAGATGCTGGTCATGGTGGTCATGATCCTGGTAAACATGCTAAATCCGGATTAAAAGAAAAAGATATTGCACTTAAAGTTGTATTAGGTATTGGTGCTATTTTAGATAAGCAACCAGATATTAAAGTGGTTTACACGCGTAAAACAGATGTGTTTGTAAACTTATACAAACGTGGTAAAATAGCTAATGATAATAATGCAGATTTATTTGTGTCTGTGCATTGTAATGCTCACAATACTCAAGCTTATGGAAGTGAAACTTACGTACTTGGTTTGCACAGAAACAATACAAATTTTGAAGTTGCTAAAGCAGAAAACGAAGTAATTTTTCTAGAGGAAAATTACGAAGAAAACTACGCTGGCTTTGATCCAAAATCACCAGAGTCTTTTATTGGTTTGTCGTTTATGCAAGAAGAATATCTGGACCAAAGCATAAAATTAGCAACAAACATACAAGATAATTTTACAAACAAACTAAAACGAAAAAATAGAGGCGTAAAACAAGCTGGTTTTATAGTTTTACATCAAACAGTAATGCCTAGCGTACTTATAGAAACTGGATTTGTAACTAATACACAAGAAGGTAAATACTTAAATTCTAAAAAAGGACAAAACGAATTATCTACATCTATTGCCAATGCAATTTTAGATTATAAAAAAGAAGTAGATAGAAATGTTGGTAATCATTTAGAAATCCCAATAGAGACTAAAGTAATTACTCCAAAAAACACAATTACAAACGTTGTTTTTAAGGTGCAATTAGCCGCTAGTTCTAAATCTTTAGAGCCTAAATCGTATAATTTTAAAGGCTTAAACGATATTTCTAGAGAAAAAGTTGGTAACCTTTATAAGTATTATTACGGTTATACTTCAGATTATAACGAAGCGCAACAACTTCAAATACAAGCTGTTAATAAAGGTTATAAAACCGCATTTATAACTGCATTTAAAGAAGGTAAACAAATAAAACTTTCCGATGCTTTAAAAAGCAAATCCAATTAG
- a CDS encoding MlaD family protein, whose translation MKISKEIKAALIVILGVFLFVFGFNYLKGNNILENDDVYYTEFDYNALSKSSSVTVKGNPVGKVKDIVYDINSGKTRVSFTVDDNIKFSKNSTIRLYKPGLMDNNALAIIFANDNQYAKNGDFLKSEVEQGLVDKLTGNFSELSTDLDSTLKSADTLLINLNGLVTDTSENGLKNTIAELNSTLKSFKNLSYSINGVVSKNDENIAQVLQNFKQISEDLTVLTTDLKEAQLSKSIEKLEGTLTNVNALLASVENGEGSLGKLLKDDKLYNNLEGAALQMEQLLQDMKLNPKRYVHFSLFGKKPKRYDAEGNEIEDNN comes from the coding sequence TTGAAAATATCTAAAGAAATCAAAGCGGCACTAATAGTAATTTTAGGTGTATTCTTATTTGTATTTGGTTTTAACTATCTAAAAGGTAATAACATATTAGAAAATGACGATGTGTATTATACCGAGTTTGATTATAATGCACTTTCTAAATCCTCTTCTGTAACCGTAAAAGGTAATCCTGTAGGAAAAGTAAAAGATATTGTTTACGACATAAACTCAGGAAAAACTAGAGTATCTTTTACAGTAGACGATAATATAAAATTTTCAAAAAACAGCACCATAAGACTTTACAAACCAGGTCTTATGGATAATAATGCATTAGCAATAATTTTTGCAAATGATAATCAATATGCAAAAAATGGTGATTTTTTAAAATCTGAAGTAGAGCAAGGCTTGGTAGATAAGCTTACAGGTAATTTTTCTGAGCTTAGTACAGATTTAGATTCTACTTTAAAATCTGCAGACACTTTACTAATTAATCTAAACGGACTTGTTACAGATACTTCAGAAAACGGTTTAAAAAATACGATAGCCGAGTTAAATTCTACTTTAAAATCTTTTAAAAACTTATCCTATTCTATTAATGGTGTGGTAAGTAAAAATGACGAAAATATTGCGCAAGTACTTCAAAATTTTAAACAAATTAGTGAAGACTTAACAGTGTTGACTACAGATTTAAAAGAAGCTCAGCTAAGTAAAAGCATAGAAAAATTAGAAGGTACATTAACCAATGTTAATGCACTATTAGCTAGTGTAGAAAACGGTGAAGGATCTCTAGGTAAATTATTAAAAGACGATAAACTTTATAATAATTTAGAAGGCGCAGCATTACAAATGGAGCAACTTTTACAAGACATGAAGCTTAATCCTAAGCGTTACGTTCATTTTTCATTATTTGGTAAAAAGCCAAAACGTTACGATGCTGAAGGAAACGAAATTGAAGATAATAACTAA
- a CDS encoding (Fe-S)-binding protein, with product MQYIPNILFAILLAVGVGYFAKNVKKLIRNIKLGKDVDVSDNSSQRWKNMAYIALGQSKMVRRPIAGILHVIVYIGFVIINIEVLEIIIDGLFGTHRVGLKILPEPVYGFLIGSFEILAALVFVSVIVFWLRRNVIKIKRFLSAEMKGWPKNDGNFILYFEMVLMTLFLIMNATDTTFQNLGHGNVISQYIAPMFSGLSKGSLHLIERTSWWLHIAGILVFLNYLYFSKHLHILLAFPNTYYGKTTPKGQFTNDANVTKEVQMMMDPNADPFAATPEGEEDQEVERFGAKDATDLSWVNILNAYTCTECGRCTSNCPANLTGKKLSPRKIMMDTRDRIEEIGKNIDANKGQFVDDQKDLFSYISKEEIWACTSCNACVETCPVSIDPLQIIMEMRRYLVMEESAAPVELNNMMQNIENNGAPWPYNQMDRLNWVNE from the coding sequence ATGCAGTACATTCCTAATATTCTATTTGCAATACTATTGGCAGTTGGCGTTGGTTACTTTGCAAAAAATGTTAAGAAGTTAATAAGAAACATAAAGCTTGGTAAAGATGTAGATGTTTCAGACAATTCATCACAACGATGGAAAAACATGGCTTACATTGCTTTAGGGCAAAGTAAAATGGTAAGAAGACCAATAGCTGGAATACTTCACGTTATAGTTTACATAGGATTTGTAATCATAAACATAGAAGTTTTAGAAATTATAATCGATGGATTATTTGGTACACATAGAGTTGGACTAAAAATATTACCAGAACCTGTTTATGGATTTTTAATTGGTAGTTTCGAGATTTTAGCAGCATTAGTTTTTGTATCTGTGATCGTTTTTTGGTTAAGACGAAACGTGATAAAAATTAAACGTTTTTTAAGTGCCGAAATGAAAGGTTGGCCTAAAAATGATGGTAATTTTATTTTATATTTTGAAATGGTATTAATGACATTATTTTTAATAATGAATGCTACAGATACTACATTTCAAAACTTAGGTCACGGTAATGTTATTAGCCAATACATTGCGCCAATGTTTTCTGGATTATCAAAAGGAAGCTTACACTTAATAGAAAGAACTTCTTGGTGGTTACATATTGCAGGAATATTAGTGTTTTTAAATTATTTATATTTCTCTAAGCACTTACACATATTATTAGCATTTCCTAACACTTATTACGGTAAAACAACACCTAAAGGTCAATTTACTAACGATGCAAATGTGACAAAAGAAGTACAAATGATGATGGATCCAAACGCAGATCCATTTGCAGCAACACCAGAAGGAGAAGAAGATCAAGAAGTAGAGCGCTTTGGAGCAAAAGATGCAACAGATTTATCTTGGGTAAACATACTAAATGCCTATACGTGTACAGAATGTGGTAGATGTACAAGTAATTGTCCAGCAAATCTAACCGGTAAAAAATTATCACCGCGTAAGATAATGATGGATACTAGAGATAGAATAGAAGAAATTGGTAAAAATATAGATGCTAATAAAGGACAGTTTGTAGATGATCAAAAAGATCTTTTCAGCTACATATCTAAAGAAGAAATTTGGGCTTGTACAAGTTGTAATGCTTGTGTAGAGACATGTCCAGTTAGTATAGATCCATTACAAATTATCATGGAAATGAGACGTTATTTAGTAATGGAAGAAAGTGCTGCACCAGTTGAATTAAACAACATGATGCAAAACATAGAAAATAATGGTGCACCTTGGCCATATAACCAAATGGATAGATTAAACTGGGTAAATGAGTAA
- a CDS encoding (Fe-S)-binding protein — protein sequence MSDQLIVPVMADVIAQGKQPEYLYWVGSAGAFDDRAKKITKAFVRLLNKANVDFAVLGTEESASGDAAKRAGNEFLFQMQAMTNIEVMNMYEVKKIITTDPHDYNTLKNEYPGLGGKYEVYHHTEFLSQLISQGKLKIQESTFKGKKVTFHDPCYLGRANEVYQAPRDLIKELGVSFTEMKRNQRNSLCCGAGGAQMFKEPEKGDKDINVLRTEDALETNPKVIITACPFCNTMMTDGVKAKEKEADIEVLDIAEMLSNTQ from the coding sequence ATGAGCGATCAATTAATAGTGCCAGTAATGGCAGATGTAATAGCACAAGGCAAACAACCAGAATATTTGTATTGGGTTGGATCTGCTGGTGCTTTTGATGATAGAGCAAAAAAAATAACAAAAGCATTTGTACGATTATTAAACAAAGCTAATGTAGATTTTGCAGTTTTAGGGACAGAAGAATCAGCATCTGGTGACGCAGCAAAACGTGCTGGAAACGAATTTTTATTTCAAATGCAAGCTATGACTAATATAGAAGTCATGAATATGTACGAAGTAAAAAAAATCATAACAACAGATCCACATGATTATAACACGCTTAAAAACGAATATCCTGGATTAGGCGGTAAATATGAAGTGTATCATCATACCGAATTTTTATCTCAATTAATTTCTCAAGGAAAATTAAAAATTCAAGAATCAACGTTTAAAGGAAAAAAAGTAACCTTTCATGATCCTTGTTATTTAGGTCGTGCAAACGAAGTTTACCAAGCACCAAGAGATTTAATTAAAGAATTAGGTGTTTCTTTTACAGAGATGAAGCGTAATCAACGCAATTCTTTATGTTGTGGAGCTGGCGGCGCACAAATGTTTAAAGAACCAGAAAAAGGTGATAAAGATATTAATGTTTTAAGAACAGAAGATGCTTTAGAGACTAACCCAAAAGTAATTATTACAGCTTGTCCATTTTGTAATACAATGATGACAGATGGTGTAAAAGCTAAAGAAAAAGAAGCAGATATTGAAGTGCTAGATATAGCTGAAATGTTGTCTAATACGCAATAA
- a CDS encoding ABC transporter ATPase, whose product MLVQFNTLPEEARVWIYQANRSFTEEELDQIKHKLEQFITQWTAHGSDLKAGFDIRYKRFIVLAVDQSSQAATGCSIDASVRFIQQLEQDYNVDLMDKMNVSYKQGEFVAHKSLLDFRKMVKDKAVSKNTIVFNNLVTNISELNENWEVLASESWHNRFF is encoded by the coding sequence ATGTTAGTACAATTTAATACACTTCCAGAAGAAGCAAGAGTTTGGATTTACCAAGCTAATAGAAGTTTTACAGAAGAAGAACTTGATCAAATTAAACACAAATTAGAGCAATTTATTACGCAATGGACAGCTCATGGATCAGACCTTAAAGCAGGATTTGATATTCGATATAAACGTTTTATCGTATTAGCGGTAGACCAATCGTCTCAAGCTGCAACAGGTTGTAGTATAGATGCATCTGTAAGATTTATACAACAATTAGAACAAGACTACAATGTAGATTTAATGGATAAAATGAATGTCTCTTACAAGCAAGGAGAATTTGTTGCTCATAAATCTTTATTGGATTTTAGAAAAATGGTAAAAGACAAAGCTGTATCTAAAAACACAATTGTTTTTAATAATTTAGTAACCAATATAAGTGAATTAAACGAAAATTGGGAAGTGCTAGCAAGCGAAAGCTGGCATAATAGATTCTTTTAA
- the serB gene encoding phosphoserine phosphatase SerB: MAKDIFLLNISGQDKPGLTSSLTSVLSHYGAKVLDIGQANIHDTLSLGFLFEIETGNNSAAVLKDLLFKAYELGVKAKFTPISLAEYEKWVTLQGKDRYIVTILGEKLTAEQISKVTQVISDKNLNIDAIKRLTGRTSLVKTEEYPRASIQLSIRGKIENKAEFTEKFMQISHDLDVDIAFQEDNIYRRNRRLVCFDMDSTLIQTEVIDELAELAGVGEEVKAITESAMQGEIDFNESFKRRMKLLEGLSEDVLHNVAINLPITKGARRLIDTLKTYGFKTAILSGGFTYFGHYLQKELGIDYVYANQLEIKNGALTGGYVGEIVDGNKKAEYLKEIAKKEGIDISQTIAVGDGANDLPMLNLAGLGIAFHAKPKVKNNAQSSISSIGLDGVLYLLGYHDRHIDLVD, from the coding sequence ATGGCTAAAGATATATTTCTATTAAATATTTCAGGACAAGATAAACCTGGATTAACATCAAGTTTAACAAGCGTTTTATCTCATTACGGAGCAAAAGTTTTAGATATAGGTCAAGCCAATATTCACGACACCTTATCCTTAGGATTTTTATTCGAAATAGAGACAGGAAATAACTCTGCAGCAGTACTTAAAGATTTATTATTTAAAGCGTATGAGCTTGGTGTTAAAGCTAAATTTACACCAATTTCTTTAGCAGAATATGAAAAATGGGTAACCTTACAAGGTAAAGATCGCTACATTGTTACCATTTTAGGTGAAAAATTAACTGCCGAACAAATTTCTAAAGTTACTCAGGTAATATCAGACAAAAATCTGAATATTGATGCTATAAAAAGGCTAACAGGACGAACATCTTTAGTTAAAACCGAAGAGTATCCTCGTGCATCAATTCAACTTTCTATTAGAGGTAAAATTGAAAACAAAGCTGAATTCACAGAAAAATTCATGCAAATTTCTCACGATTTAGATGTAGATATTGCGTTTCAAGAAGACAATATTTATAGAAGAAACAGAAGATTAGTATGTTTTGATATGGATTCTACATTAATTCAAACAGAAGTAATTGATGAATTAGCAGAACTTGCTGGCGTTGGCGAAGAAGTTAAGGCAATTACAGAATCTGCAATGCAAGGCGAAATTGATTTTAACGAAAGTTTTAAACGTCGCATGAAATTGCTAGAAGGATTAAGTGAAGATGTATTACACAACGTTGCTATAAATTTACCAATAACTAAAGGCGCAAGACGTTTAATAGATACTTTAAAAACCTACGGTTTTAAAACTGCAATACTTTCTGGAGGATTTACATATTTTGGTCATTATCTTCAAAAAGAATTAGGTATAGATTACGTGTATGCCAATCAATTAGAGATTAAAAATGGAGCATTAACTGGCGGTTATGTTGGTGAAATTGTAGACGGAAATAAAAAAGCCGAATACTTAAAAGAAATCGCTAAAAAAGAAGGTATTGATATTAGTCAAACTATTGCTGTTGGTGATGGCGCAAATGATTTACCAATGCTAAATCTTGCAGGTTTAGGTATTGCATTTCACGCAAAACCTAAAGTTAAAAACAATGCGCAAAGCTCTATTTCTAGCATAGGATTAGATGGTGTTTTATATCTTTTAGGCTATCACGATAGACATATAGATTTAGTAGATTAA